One Anopheles marshallii chromosome 3, idAnoMarsDA_429_01, whole genome shotgun sequence genomic region harbors:
- the LOC128715946 gene encoding protein disulfide-isomerase A3 — translation MYCRFLVCLCALVALAFAGEADVLDLTDSDFATRVAETETTLVMFYAPWCGHCKKLKPEYAKAAELLRGDDPPIALAKVDCTEGGKDTCNKFSVSGYPTLKVFKNGEVSQEYNGPREANGIAKYMKSIVGPASKDLLTVEAFEAFLKVQETSVVGFFQKESDLKGVFLKYADSQRERLRFGHSSAPAVLEKQSENDAVYLFRARQLANKFEPDFVKFEGTTKQELADFVKANYHGLAGVRSRDTTTDFKNPLVVVYYAVDYVKNPKGTNYWRNRVLKVAKEFAGRVNFAVSAKDDFQHELNEYGYDYTGDKPLVLARDSKNQKFIMKDEFSVDTLQAFATELEEGSLEPYVKSEPVPENNDGPVKVAVAKNFDEVVVNNGVDTLVEFYAPWCGHCKKLAPTLEELGTKLKDEAVSIVKMDATANDVPSHFEVRGFPTLYWLPKDGKTSPVRYEGGREVDDFLKYVAKHASSELKSFDRAGNAKKTEL, via the coding sequence GTGTGGACACTGCAAAAAACTTAAACCCGAATATGCAAAGGCTGCCGAACTGCTGCGCGGTGACGATCCCCCGATCGCACTGGCCAAGGTCGATTGTACCGAGGGTGGTAAGGACACCTGTAACAAATTCAGCGTCAGTGGCTATCCCACGCTAAAAGTGTTCAAGAATGGCGAAGTATCGCAGGAGTACAATGGTCCGCGAGAGGCAAACGGTATCGCCAAGTACATGAAATCGATAGTTGGCCCCGCATCGAAGGATCTGCTGACAGTGGAAGCGTTCGAAGCATTCCTGAAAGTGCAGGAGACGTCCGTGGTTGGTTTCTTCCAGAAGGAGTCGGATCTGAAGGGTGTCTTCCTGAAGTACGCGGACAGTCAACGTGAACGACTACGATTCGGTCATAGCAGTGCGCCAGCAGTTCTGGAGAAGCAAAGTGAAAACGATGCCGTATATCTGTTCCGTGCCCGTCAGTTGGCGAACAAATTTGAGCCTGATTTTGTAAAGTTCGAAGGAACCACTAAGCAGGAGCTGGCTGACTTCGTGAAGGCCAACTATCACGGACTGGCTGGTGTGCGCTCGCGTGACACTACGACCGACTTCAAGAACCCGCTGGTAGTCGTGTACTACGCAGTGGATTACGTTAAGAATCCGAAGGGCACAAACTACTGGCGCAACCGAGTGCTGAAGGTGGCGAAGGAGTTTGCGGGACGTGTTAACTTTGCCGTCAGCGCCAAGGATGACTTCCAGCACGAGCTAAACGAGTACGGGTACGATTACACCGGCGATAAGCCCTTGGTGTTGGCCCGTGACTCGAAGAATCAGAAGTTTATCATGAAGGACGAGTTCTCGGTGGACACCCTACAGGCGTTTGCTACCGAATTGGAGGAGGGCTCTCTGGAACCGTACGTAAAGTCAGAACCTGTGCCAGAAAACAACGATGGACCGGTCAAGGTAGCCGTGGCAAAGAACTTCGACGAGGTGGTCGTCAATAACGGTGTTGATACGCTAGTGGAGTTCTACGCTCCGTGGTGTGGCCACTGCAAGAAGTTGGCCCCGACGCTAGAGGAGCTCGGCACCAAGCTGAAGGATGAAGCCGTTTCGATTGTGAAGATGGATGCCACCGCTAATGATGTGCCGTCTCACTTCGAGGTGCGTGGTTTTCCGACGCTGTACTGGTTGCCCAAGGATGGCAAGACCAGCCCGGTGCGCTACGAAGGTGGCCGCGAGGTGGATGACTTCTTGAAGTACGTCGCCAAGCATGCGTCGAGCGAGCTGAAGAGCTTCGACCGTGCCGGCAATGCGAAGAAGACCGAACTGTAA